One Neomonachus schauinslandi chromosome 9, ASM220157v2, whole genome shotgun sequence DNA segment encodes these proteins:
- the LOC110585541 gene encoding olfactory receptor 4F15-like encodes MHHFLFWFFSVFYMGIILGKLFIVLTVISDSHLHSPMYFLLANLSLLDLGLSSTTVPKTISDLFTDCNIISFPKCMIQIFFIHVMGGGEMVLLIAMAYDRYTAICKPLHYLTIMSPKMCVSLLVTAWIVEIIHAVFQFVFVINLPFCGPNEVDSFYCDFPRVMKLACVDTYKLEFVIIANSGFISMATFFSLIISYIFILVTVWKRSSGDLSKAFLTLSTHITVVILFFMPCMFLYVWPFPTTSLDKYLFTVDFAITPLLNPAIYILRNKDMRVAMRRLCKRIVGPHGISK; translated from the coding sequence AtgcatcattttctcttttggttctTCTCTGTGTTCTACATGGGAATTATCCTGGGAAAACTCTTCATTGTGCTCACAGTAATTAGTGACTCTCATTTACACTCCCCCATGTACTTCCTATTGGCCAACCTCTCTCTACTTGATCTGGGTCTGTCATCTACCACAGTGCCCAAGACAATCTCTGATCTTTTCACTGACTGCAACATCATTTCCTTTCCAAAATGCATGATacagatattttttattcatgtcaTGGGTGGAGGTGAGATGGTGCTGCTCAtagccatggcctatgaccggtATACTGCAATCTGTAAGCCTCTCCACTACCTGACCATCATGAGCCCCAAAATGTGTGTTTCCTTATTAGTGACTGCCTGGATAGTGGAGATAATCCATGCtgtatttcagtttgtttttgtcATAAATTTGCCCTTTTGTGGCCCTAATGAAGTAGATAGTTTTTACTGTGATTTTCCTCGGGTCATGAAACTTGCCTGTGTAGACACATACAAGCTAGAGTTTGTAATCATCGCTAACAGTGGGTTTATATCCATGGCTACCTTCTTCTCTTTAATTATATCCTATATCTTCATTTTGGTCACTGTCTGGAAACGTTCTTCAGGGGACTTGTCCAAAGCATTTCTCACATTGTCAACTCACATCACtgtagtgattttgttttttatgccATGTATGTTTCTCTATGTGTGGCCTTTCCCTACAACATCACTGGATAAGTACTTGTTCACTGTTGACTTTGCTATCACCCCTCTCTTGAATCCTGCCATCTATATATTAAGAAACAAAGACATGAGAGTGGCCATGAGAAGACTGTGTAAACGGATTGTGGGTCCTCATGGGATCTCAAAATGA